One Phaseolus vulgaris cultivar G19833 chromosome 4, P. vulgaris v2.0, whole genome shotgun sequence DNA window includes the following coding sequences:
- the LOC137838403 gene encoding uncharacterized protein — translation MAQVLEIMRALQDDVATSRVEQERMQADLAASQVVPPSLVGVKASFTGVEDPETHLTAFHTQMMLSGGSDAVYCKLFMSTLSGIALEWAPPVVSYDLFDVRQSQGESLRDYLCRFGAQVVRLPSKDEDMLVHAFKKGVLAGPFSESLIRKRPSTFAEIRRRAVAHIAVETAVSEKRESAISTKSRAGPSRTQQPMRVHEAKEGKKAQGKPRPYEPRRDQNRGRTRESNAPPRFDFVVELAELIAIPDIAARLRAPEKTDKVLGRKKNVWCEFRQAYGHPLHTCLALGHQLAELVKSGFLSDYLRETQGDRASGAPAEDPQHEVSVHGEVHTIAGGFSRGGCTTSHRKRYARSVMAVDSVEEDHSPDIDIVFTKADLQDVVPHDNDPIIISLVTAGRKVHKVLVDQGSSADVMFWPTFSKLQLSPDHLKPYPGCLYGFAGDQVEVRGYVELMTTFTDGAVARTEKIKYLVVHAPSAYNILLGRPTLNKLGDVPLMRHMKLKLPSMEGVVITIKSD, via the exons atggcgcaagTCTTGGAGATAATGCGAGCGCTACAAGATGATGTGGCGACATCAAGAGTGGagcaagaaaggatgcaagcgGACTTGGCTGCATCGCAAG TGGTGCCACCAAGCTTGGTGGGGGTGAAGGCCTCGTTTACAGGGGTGGAGGATCCAGAAACGCACCTGACGGCAtttcacacccagatgatgctttcTGGAGGCTCAGATGCAGTGTACTGCAAactgttcatgagcaccctgagcgGGATTGCgctggagtg GGCACCTCCAGTGGTGTCgtatgacctgttcgacgtcCGCCAGAGCCAAGGCGAGTCCCTCCGGGACTACCTCTGTCGTTTTGGGGCTCAAGTGGTAAGGCTGCCCAGCAAGGATGAGGACATGCTGGTGCATGCGTTCAAGAAAGGGGTTCTGGCGGGCCCTTTCAGTGAATCTTTGATCAGGAAACGCCCCAGCACCTTCGCGGAGATTAGGCGTCGTGCTGTGGCGCATATCGCTGTAGAAACAGCAGTGTCTGAGAAGAGGGAAAGCGCGATCTCTACCAAGTCGCGCGCAGGACCGAGCAGGACTCAGCAGCcgatgagggtgcatgaggccaaagaagGGAAGAAGGCTCAGGGGAAACCTCGCCCTTATGAGCCTCGAAGGGACCAGAACAGGGGGCGCACGAGGGAGAGCAATGCACCCCCCAGGTTTGATTTTGTGGTGGAATTGGCAGAGCTGATCGCCATTCCAGACATAGCAGCAAGGCTGCGAGCACCGGAGAAGACCGATAAGGTACTGGGGCGGAAGAAGAACGTGTGGTGTGAATTTCGTCAGGCTTATGGCCACCCACTCCACACGTGCTTGGCGTTGGGGCACCAACTCGCGGAGCTGGTGAAAAGTGGTTTTCTGAGCGATTACTTGCGGGAGACGCAAGGTGATCGAGCATCGGGGGCACCAGCGGAGGATCCGCAACACGAAGTGTCGGTGCACGGGGAGGTGCACACGATCGCCGGAGGTTTCTCTAGAGGAGGATGTACAACCTCTCATAGAAAGAGGTACGCGCGCTCGGTAATGGCAGTCGACTCGGTGGAGGAAGATCACTCCCCCGACATCGACATTGTCTTCACCAAGGCAGATCTCcaggacgttgtgcctcacgacaacgatccaatAATTATCTCCCTCGTCACGgcagggaggaaggtgcacaaggtcctcgtggaccagggaagctcggcagacgtaatgttctggccgacgttcagcaagctgcagttgtcccctgaccaTCTGAAGCCATACCCGGGGTGCTTGTATGGCTTCGCAggggaccaggtggaggtgcgaGGCTATGTAGAGCTGATGACTACATTCACGGATGGTGCTGTGGCTCGCACCGAGAAAATTAAGTACTTGGTGGTCCATGCTCCATCCGCTTACAACATACTATTGGGAAGGCCGACTCTCAACAAGTTGGGAGACGTACCGTTGATgaggcacatgaagctgaagttgccatcgatggagggggtggtgatcaccattaaATCGGACTAA
- the LOC137838404 gene encoding uncharacterized protein → MCGDHGNEEPSVGEGGAATHRSAGGIVAGGEKGHPYFQCLKRNSRFVWTEECEEAFVKLKEYLASPPELCKPQVGAPLRLYFAVTERAVSSVLVQEQDQVQRPIYFVSKVLQGPEVRYQALEKAALAVVFSARRLCHYFHSFTVVVMTDLPIQKVLKKLDVAGRMVKWVVELSEFDIRYEPRGPIKGQVFADFVVELSSGAAPSEVSVFRWVLSVDGSSNQQGSGAGVILEGPNGVLIEQSLRFAFKASNNQAEYEALIVGMLLAREMGARKLMAKTDSLLVTGQVTGEFQAKDPQMAA, encoded by the coding sequence ATGTGCGGCGATcatggcaatgaggagcccagcgtcggtgaaggaggtgcagcaactcaccgGTCGGCTGGCGGCATTGTCGCTGGAGGAGAGAAAGGTCATCCTTACTTCCAATGTCTCAAGCGGAATAGTAGGTTCGTTTGGACTGAAGAGTGTGAGGAGGCATTCGTTAAGCTAAAGGAATATTTGGCAAGCCCGCCGGAACTGTGCAAGCCACAGGTGGGCGCCCCTCTCCGTTTGTACTTTGCTGTAACAGAGAGGGCGGTTAGTTCAGTTCTGGTCCAAGAGCAAGACCAGGTCCAGAgacctatttattttgtaagtAAGGTGCTACAAGGTCCTGAAgtaaggtatcaggccctggagaaggcagctctggcggtggtgttctCAGCGAGGAGGCTATGCCACTACTTTCACAGCTTCACGGTCGTAGTGATGACTGAtctccccatccagaaggtgCTGAAGAAGCTAGATGTAGCCGGGAGAATGGTAAAGTGGGTCGTAGAGCTATCTGAGTTTGATATCAgatacgagccccgaggaccgatcaaggggcaggtgtttgCGGACTTCGTCGTCGAGTTGTCGTCGGGCGCTGCACCATCGGAGGTCTCGGTTTTCCGATGGGTCTTATCGGTGGATGGATCCTCCAACCAACAGGGGAGCGGCGCGGGGGTCATCCTGGAAGGCCCAAACggagtgctgatcgagcagtctctgcgtttcgccttcaaagccagcaacaaccaagcggagtacgaggccctgatcGTCGGTATGTTGCTGGCAAGAGAGATGGGAGCGAGAAAATTAATGGCCAAAACTGATTCCCTgttggtcaccgggcaggtaaCGGGagagttccaggccaaagaccCACAGATGGCTGCATAA
- the LOC137838405 gene encoding uncharacterized protein, which yields MRSDKVMEVGTAGRADTWITPYQRYLADGVLPLEPTEAKRIKKSSSKFTLINGDLFRFGFTHPVLACVHGEQCTRIMSELHEGICGSHVGGRALASRVLRAGYYWPTLREDCVGYAQRCKQCQQHAD from the coding sequence ATGAGATCCGACAAGGTGATGGAAGTTGGCACCGCTGGAAGGGccgacacgtggataacgccgtACCAGCGGTATTTGGCGGATGGGGTGCTTCCGCTGGAGCCAACAGAGGCAAAGAGGATAAAGAAAAGCTCGAGCAAATTCACTCTCATCAATGGGGATCTCTTCAGGTTCGGGTTCACCCATCCGGTGTTAGCATGCGTGCACGGGGAgcagtgcacgaggattatgtcagagctccacgagggaaTATGTGGGAGCCACGTCGGCGGTCGCGCCTTGGCGAGTAGAGTTCTCCgtgcggggtactactggccaacgctgAGGGAGGATTGTGTGGGCTACGCtcagcgttgcaagcagtgccagcaACACGCAGATTAG